A region from the Clostridium beijerinckii genome encodes:
- the queC gene encoding 7-cyano-7-deazaguanine synthase QueC produces MNKKAVVVFSGGQDSTTCLFWALKEFDEVIAVTFDYNQKHRQEIDCATDIAKELGVEHHILDMALLNQLAPNALTRDDIEIEVGENGAPPSTFVEGRNMLFLTFAGVLAKVKGAKHIVTGVCETDFSGYPDCRDIFIKSLNVTLNLAMDYDFVVHTPLMWIDKEQTWKMADNFGKLDYIREKTLTCYNGIIGDGCGECPACKLRKRGLEKYLCTKRNDQ; encoded by the coding sequence ATGAATAAAAAAGCAGTAGTAGTATTTAGTGGTGGTCAGGATTCCACTACATGTTTATTTTGGGCACTTAAAGAATTTGATGAGGTTATAGCAGTTACCTTTGATTATAACCAAAAACATAGACAAGAAATAGACTGTGCAACTGATATAGCTAAGGAATTAGGTGTAGAACACCATATATTAGATATGGCCTTACTTAATCAATTAGCACCTAATGCACTTACAAGAGATGATATAGAAATTGAAGTTGGAGAAAATGGAGCACCTCCGTCAACATTTGTAGAGGGAAGAAACATGTTGTTTTTAACTTTTGCAGGAGTACTAGCTAAGGTTAAAGGTGCAAAACATATTGTAACAGGAGTATGTGAAACAGACTTCAGTGGATACCCTGATTGTAGAGACATATTTATAAAATCTCTTAATGTTACTTTAAACTTAGCTATGGATTATGACTTTGTAGTTCACACTCCATTAATGTGGATAGATAAAGAACAAACATGGAAAATGGCAGATAACTTTGGAAAATTAGATTACATAAGAGAAAAGACTTTAACTTGTTACAATGGAATAATTGGAGATGGCTGTGGCGAATGTCCAGCTTGTAAACTTAGAAAAAGAGGATTGGAAAAGTATTTGTGCACAAAGAGGAATGATCAATGA
- a CDS encoding (d)CMP kinase, with translation MRISVAIDGPAGAGKSTIAKLVGEKYDLMYINTGAMYRAVALQATENNLSPEKINEICDLICNMEMHFENDDLILNGENIQEKITMPNISSIVSGYASIPEVRSILVKLQRDMSSKFDVIMDGRDIGTVVLKDAKFKFFLTASPEERAKRRFKELQERNLECSYDQILKDIIDRDYKDTHRATDPLRKAADAIEIDTTSLDINGVVNTINEHIEKFK, from the coding sequence TTGAGGATTTCAGTAGCAATAGATGGACCTGCAGGAGCAGGTAAAAGTACTATAGCAAAATTGGTTGGAGAAAAATATGACCTTATGTACATAAATACAGGGGCAATGTATAGAGCAGTAGCGCTTCAAGCTACAGAAAATAATTTATCACCAGAAAAAATTAATGAGATTTGTGATCTAATATGTAATATGGAAATGCATTTCGAAAATGATGATTTAATTTTAAATGGCGAAAATATTCAAGAAAAAATAACCATGCCTAATATAAGCAGTATTGTATCTGGCTATGCGAGTATTCCTGAAGTTAGATCTATACTTGTAAAACTTCAAAGAGATATGTCGAGTAAGTTTGATGTTATTATGGATGGTAGAGATATCGGAACTGTTGTTCTTAAAGATGCAAAATTTAAATTTTTCTTAACAGCGAGTCCAGAAGAAAGGGCTAAAAGAAGGTTTAAAGAATTGCAAGAAAGAAATTTAGAATGCTCATATGATCAAATATTAAAAGATATCATAGATAGAGACTACAAAGATACTCATAGAGCCACAGATCCATTAAGAAAGGCAGCTGACGCCATTGAAATCGATACTACTTCTTTAGATATTAATGGAGTAGTAAATACAATTAATGAGCATATAGAAAAATTTAAATAA
- a CDS encoding DUF1189 domain-containing protein yields MNIQMRFRHKFAYSFFDFAAYKEFLVQGLRKSILYIFLVTLIFSTLSNLNTIDKFNSEISSIQSTFIHSAPNFELKNGVFSIDSDEPIYYKHDGQQLVVDTTGKTDKSILDYYSECIYINSDELIIRQNYNTLQTLKLSNFNELNLTNETILDTMSILKIAFPLILLFFNPLLAFLLNLISGFLVLGPLCLSISSMIGVKLNYSKACTLSFYAMTLPLLLESLLDISGIAFPEFFGIFYVISLIYCGLAIKKIKNIDKSTLNIMK; encoded by the coding sequence TTGAATATCCAAATGAGATTTAGGCATAAATTTGCATATAGTTTTTTCGATTTTGCAGCCTATAAAGAATTTTTAGTCCAAGGACTTAGGAAATCAATTCTATATATTTTCCTAGTCACTTTGATATTTTCTACTTTATCCAATCTAAATACAATAGATAAATTTAATTCTGAAATATCTAGTATACAATCAACATTTATACATAGTGCGCCAAACTTTGAGCTCAAAAATGGTGTATTTTCTATTGATTCAGATGAGCCTATTTACTATAAACATGATGGGCAACAACTTGTTGTTGATACTACTGGCAAAACGGATAAATCAATTTTAGATTATTATAGTGAGTGTATCTATATAAATTCAGATGAACTTATTATTAGACAGAATTATAATACACTACAAACTCTAAAACTTTCAAATTTCAATGAATTAAATTTAACAAACGAAACTATACTTGATACTATGTCTATTTTAAAAATTGCTTTTCCACTAATACTACTATTTTTTAATCCTTTACTTGCATTCTTATTGAATTTAATTTCAGGATTTTTAGTATTAGGTCCATTATGTTTATCTATTAGTTCTATGATAGGTGTTAAATTGAATTATTCCAAAGCGTGTACTTTAAGCTTTTATGCAATGACTCTACCACTGTTACTAGAATCTTTATTAGATATATCAGGAATAGCTTTCCCTGAATTCTTCGGTATTTTCTATGTAATTTCTTTAATTTACTGTGGATTAGCTATTAAAAAAATAAAAAATATTGATAAATCAACTTTAAATATTATGAAATAA
- a CDS encoding ATP/GTP-binding protein, with product MYIESEPMKKASVMINSLCIFTNIKEDNVLKKYKILLKYLNKKEISIEKSISLYNDFAYELINKADETSFKRYIIDMVFLDNNSFTSMIDYESLSNKHIIKQVKYELNALEYIASITSEEIKETIIHKGKAKNFEVEVINALIDFEVDSDEDYDSYKAIDKLKSNILSYDNWGNSLDNIIEFYKQYGTGIFGEYRAFVWEHLEEKTYLRGIEEPDPVMLKDLVGYEDQKETIIDNTKQFLSGHPANNLLLYGSRGTGKSSTVKAIINEYYTEGLRLIEVDKDKLVDFTKIIRILKNKNLKFIIFVDDLVFEEGEASYSALKTILEGGVESNSNNMLIYATTNRRHLVKETFSERSGDDVHASDSIEEKLSLSDRFGITVSFYSPDQKEYLKIIDGIVESRGLEVNIEYLHAEALKWVRWNNARSPRTAKQFINWLEGNLKK from the coding sequence ATGTATATAGAATCTGAACCAATGAAAAAAGCAAGCGTAATGATAAATTCATTATGTATTTTTACTAACATAAAAGAGGACAATGTATTAAAAAAATATAAAATATTGTTAAAATACTTAAATAAAAAAGAAATTTCTATAGAAAAGAGCATTAGTCTTTATAATGATTTTGCTTATGAACTTATAAACAAGGCTGATGAAACTTCTTTTAAAAGATATATTATTGATATGGTCTTTTTAGATAATAATTCTTTTACAAGTATGATAGACTATGAAAGTTTAAGCAATAAGCATATTATAAAGCAAGTAAAGTATGAACTTAATGCACTTGAATACATAGCAAGTATAACATCTGAGGAAATCAAAGAAACAATAATACATAAAGGAAAAGCAAAGAATTTTGAAGTAGAGGTAATAAATGCTCTTATAGACTTTGAAGTTGATTCTGATGAAGATTATGATTCATATAAAGCTATAGATAAATTAAAATCAAATATCTTAAGTTATGATAATTGGGGTAACTCTTTAGATAATATTATAGAGTTCTATAAACAATATGGTACTGGAATATTTGGAGAATATAGAGCATTTGTTTGGGAACACCTTGAAGAGAAAACATATCTTAGAGGTATTGAGGAACCAGATCCAGTTATGCTAAAGGATCTAGTTGGATATGAGGATCAAAAGGAAACAATTATTGATAATACAAAGCAATTTTTGAGTGGACATCCAGCTAATAATCTTTTATTATATGGTTCAAGAGGAACTGGAAAGTCTTCAACTGTTAAAGCTATTATAAATGAATATTATACCGAAGGATTAAGACTTATTGAAGTTGATAAGGATAAACTTGTAGATTTTACAAAAATAATAAGAATTCTTAAAAATAAGAATTTAAAATTTATAATATTTGTTGATGATTTGGTTTTTGAAGAAGGAGAAGCTAGTTATTCTGCCTTAAAGACGATTTTAGAAGGTGGAGTAGAAAGTAACTCAAACAATATGCTAATTTATGCAACAACAAATAGAAGACATTTAGTTAAGGAAACATTTAGTGAAAGATCTGGAGATGATGTACATGCTAGTGATTCAATAGAAGAAAAATTATCCTTATCAGATAGATTTGGAATAACAGTATCATTCTATTCACCAGATCAAAAAGAATATTTGAAGATAATTGATGGAATAGTTGAATCTCGAGGTCTCGAGGTTAATATAGAATATCTTCATGCAGAAGCATTAAAATGGGTAAGATGGAACAATGCACGTTCACCAAGAACTGCAAAACAATTTATAAATTGGCTTGAGGGAAATTTAAAAAAATAA
- a CDS encoding putative 7-carboxy-7-deazaguanine synthase QueE, producing MFNIVEKFLSIDGEGPSSGELATFIRFQGCNLRCSWCDTTYSWEKESTCEVLNAKEIYSYIKENKATNVTLTGGEPLIQENIDELLELLDSDDNLQIHIETNGSVDIEPFKKKYTHSNLHYIVDFKLPSSNMTNKMNLSNLNIVEPNDVYKFVLGSNEDLQIAYDVIKKYNLTSKCLVYLSPVSGTINMEEIVEFMKDKNLNKVRLQIQLHKVIWDKNARGV from the coding sequence ATGTTTAATATAGTAGAAAAATTTTTATCAATAGATGGAGAAGGTCCTAGTTCAGGTGAACTTGCAACTTTTATAAGGTTTCAAGGTTGTAATTTAAGATGTTCTTGGTGTGATACTACTTATTCCTGGGAAAAAGAAAGTACATGTGAAGTGTTAAATGCTAAAGAAATTTATAGTTACATAAAAGAAAATAAAGCAACGAATGTTACTTTGACAGGTGGAGAACCATTAATTCAAGAAAATATAGACGAACTTTTAGAACTTTTAGATAGTGATGACAATTTACAGATTCATATAGAAACTAATGGATCTGTAGATATAGAACCATTTAAGAAAAAATATACACATAGTAATCTTCATTACATAGTTGATTTTAAGTTACCAAGTAGCAATATGACTAATAAGATGAATTTGAGTAATTTAAATATTGTGGAACCTAATGATGTTTATAAATTTGTTTTAGGAAGTAATGAAGATTTACAAATTGCTTATGATGTAATAAAGAAATATAATCTAACTTCTAAATGCTTAGTTTATTTAAGTCCTGTCTCGGGAACTATAAATATGGAAGAAATTGTAGAATTCATGAAAGATAAAAATTTAAACAAAGTTAGATTACAAATACAACTACATAAAGTTATTTGGGATAAGAACGCAAGAGGTGTTTAA
- a CDS encoding DNA mismatch repair protein MutT encodes MKQNKVTRLNALVETKYLSLYEAEYENKVGNMRTWTIASRKDNDTLQKQFFENKEDATDGVIIAAYHKDEKKLVIIKQFRIPLNDYVYELTAGLIDPGEDIKRTIGRELMEETGLKIIDVIKNRGTDKVYVSAGMTDESLALVYCTCEGEISGEYLEDDECIEAMLVSQEEAKELIQSNDKFDIKCFLVLQSFALIGEKLFEQ; translated from the coding sequence ATGAAACAAAATAAAGTCACTAGATTAAATGCTTTGGTAGAAACTAAGTATTTAAGTTTATATGAAGCAGAGTATGAAAATAAAGTTGGAAACATGAGAACATGGACGATAGCATCTAGAAAGGACAATGATACTCTTCAAAAGCAATTCTTTGAAAATAAAGAAGATGCTACTGATGGCGTAATAATTGCTGCATATCATAAAGATGAAAAGAAGCTTGTTATAATAAAACAATTTAGAATTCCACTTAATGATTATGTGTATGAATTAACAGCAGGTCTTATTGATCCAGGTGAAGATATTAAGAGAACAATAGGAAGAGAATTAATGGAGGAAACAGGACTTAAAATAATAGATGTCATAAAAAATAGAGGAACTGATAAAGTATATGTTTCAGCAGGTATGACAGATGAATCTTTGGCTTTGGTATATTGCACTTGTGAAGGCGAAATAAGTGGTGAATATCTTGAAGATGATGAATGTATCGAGGCAATGTTAGTATCTCAAGAAGAAGCTAAAGAACTTATACAAAGCAATGATAAGTTTGATATAAAATGTTTTCTAGTTCTTCAAAGCTTTGCATTAATTGGAGAAAAGTTATTTGAACAATAA
- a CDS encoding ferritin, translated as MLSEKLLNYLNAQVNFEIYSSYAYLSMAAYCESVDLIGFANFFKVQCQEELFHAMKFYDYIFQKNGVVILEQIEKPNSKFESISDVFETGYEHEQLVTSRLYKIADIATEEKEHATISLLNWFINEQVEEENTFNTILKKIKRAENNPAALYMLDDELAARVYTPPTTTNA; from the coding sequence ATGTTAAGCGAAAAATTACTTAATTATCTTAATGCTCAAGTGAATTTTGAAATATACTCATCATATGCTTATTTATCTATGGCAGCCTATTGTGAATCAGTTGATTTAATTGGATTTGCTAACTTTTTTAAAGTTCAATGTCAAGAAGAACTATTTCATGCAATGAAATTTTATGACTACATATTTCAAAAAAATGGTGTTGTAATATTAGAACAAATTGAAAAACCAAACAGTAAATTTGAAAGTATCTCAGATGTTTTTGAAACAGGATATGAACACGAACAACTAGTTACAAGTAGATTATATAAAATTGCTGATATAGCAACTGAAGAAAAAGAACATGCAACTATTAGTTTGTTAAATTGGTTTATTAATGAGCAAGTTGAAGAAGAAAATACATTTAATACTATTCTAAAGAAAATTAAGAGAGCTGAAAATAACCCAGCAGCTTTATATATGTTAGATGATGAGCTTGCAGCAAGAGTGTATACTCCACCTACAACAACTAATGCTTAA
- a CDS encoding bifunctional 4-hydroxy-3-methylbut-2-enyl diphosphate reductase/30S ribosomal protein S1: MSEVILAKNAGFCFGVQRAVNEALKIQRENNTKIYTLGPLIHNNDVVKFLEENNIFSIELKDIDILNKGDVIVIRSHGVSEEVLNILEKKQLTVLNATCPFVTNIQKKVKKYSKEGYHIIILGDETHPEVRGINGWCEDKAIITKDGTFENGIPQKVCVVAQTTEKMKNWENTLKNLSSVKEVLAFNTICSATEARQRSTNKISKEADSMIVIGGKNSSNTTKLYEIAKENCINTIHIENISELPVDFINRKDMKKIGVTAGASTPDWIIKEVLDIMNTENNNFEDQLSLMDELDKRFAIGDEVEGEILSKTRDSILVSLVGYKADGIIPHAELSAKEDPITFSEKLNIGDSIKAKVIKLQNSDGYVVLSRLEYEKKEAFKELEELFTEGKTFEINIKGATEKGLIADYKGVRVFIPGSQIDIKFTNDKSGFVGKNIEVKLIDFSLKNPVRIVASRRILLEEVKNVEDAKAWESFNLGDVVKGQVKRFTSFGAFIEINGIDGLLHLSQISWNHVKNAGDILKEGQTIDVKIIGLDKEAKKLSLSIKELTAKPWDNAKEKYPEESIVLGTVVRLNDFGAFIELEPGVDGLVHISKISHNRIEHPSEVLKVGDEIKAKILSVDEENKRISLSIKDI, from the coding sequence ATGAGTGAAGTTATTTTAGCAAAAAATGCAGGGTTTTGTTTTGGGGTTCAAAGAGCTGTGAACGAAGCTCTTAAAATTCAAAGAGAGAATAACACAAAAATTTATACTTTAGGACCTCTAATTCATAATAATGATGTTGTGAAATTTTTAGAAGAAAACAATATATTTTCTATAGAATTAAAAGATATAGATATATTAAACAAGGGTGACGTTATAGTTATACGATCTCATGGCGTTTCTGAAGAAGTTTTAAATATACTTGAAAAAAAGCAATTAACAGTTTTAAATGCAACATGTCCTTTTGTAACTAATATTCAAAAGAAGGTTAAGAAATATTCAAAAGAAGGTTATCATATAATAATATTAGGAGATGAAACTCACCCGGAGGTTAGAGGAATTAATGGCTGGTGTGAAGATAAGGCGATTATCACTAAAGATGGTACTTTTGAAAATGGAATACCACAAAAGGTATGTGTGGTAGCACAAACAACTGAAAAGATGAAAAATTGGGAAAATACATTGAAGAATTTGAGCTCTGTAAAAGAAGTGTTAGCTTTTAATACAATTTGTTCAGCTACTGAGGCTAGACAAAGAAGTACTAATAAAATATCTAAAGAAGCAGATTCTATGATAGTTATTGGTGGAAAAAATAGTTCAAATACTACAAAGTTATATGAAATTGCTAAGGAAAATTGCATTAATACAATTCATATAGAAAATATTTCAGAACTGCCAGTTGATTTTATTAATAGAAAAGATATGAAAAAAATAGGAGTTACTGCTGGTGCATCTACACCAGATTGGATTATTAAGGAGGTACTTGATATTATGAATACAGAAAATAATAATTTTGAAGATCAATTATCATTAATGGACGAACTAGATAAAAGGTTTGCTATTGGTGATGAAGTAGAAGGAGAAATACTTTCAAAAACAAGAGATTCTATTTTAGTTTCACTTGTAGGATATAAAGCTGATGGAATAATTCCTCATGCAGAATTATCTGCTAAAGAAGATCCAATAACATTTTCAGAAAAACTTAATATAGGAGATTCTATTAAAGCTAAGGTTATAAAATTACAAAATAGCGATGGATATGTAGTTTTATCAAGATTAGAATATGAAAAAAAAGAAGCATTTAAAGAACTTGAAGAGCTTTTCACTGAAGGAAAGACTTTTGAGATAAATATTAAAGGTGCTACTGAAAAAGGTTTAATTGCAGATTATAAAGGTGTTAGAGTTTTTATACCAGGCTCACAAATTGATATTAAATTCACTAATGATAAAAGTGGTTTTGTTGGGAAAAATATAGAAGTGAAATTAATAGATTTCTCTTTAAAAAATCCAGTGAGAATTGTAGCATCAAGAAGAATATTATTAGAAGAAGTTAAAAACGTAGAAGATGCAAAGGCATGGGAAAGCTTTAACCTTGGAGATGTTGTAAAAGGTCAGGTAAAGAGATTTACAAGTTTTGGTGCTTTTATTGAGATTAATGGTATAGATGGATTATTACATTTATCACAAATTTCATGGAATCATGTTAAAAATGCAGGAGATATATTAAAAGAAGGCCAAACTATTGATGTCAAAATTATAGGTCTAGATAAGGAAGCGAAAAAACTTTCCTTAAGTATAAAAGAACTTACGGCTAAACCTTGGGATAATGCTAAGGAAAAATATCCAGAAGAATCTATAGTTCTTGGAACTGTAGTGCGACTTAATGATTTTGGTGCTTTTATTGAATTAGAGCCGGGCGTTGATGGATTGGTTCATATTTCAAAGATATCACATAATAGAATAGAACACCCATCAGAAGTTTTAAAAGTTGGAGACGAAATTAAAGCAAAAATTTTAAGTGTAGATGAAGAAAATAAAAGAATAAGCTTGAGTATAAAAGATATCTAA
- a CDS encoding NADPH-dependent 7-cyano-7-deazaguanine reductase QueF: MSESGRKSKELEGITLLGNQGTKYDYGYTPDVLEVFDNKHPDNDYFVKFNCPEFTSLCPITGQPDFATIYISYIPNIKMVESKSLKLYLFSFRNHGDFHEDCMNIIMKDLIKLMDPKYIEVWGKFTPRGGISIDPYCNYGMKNSKFEEMANYRMMNHDMYPEKVDNR; the protein is encoded by the coding sequence ATGAGCGAAAGTGGAAGAAAGTCAAAAGAACTTGAAGGAATTACATTACTTGGAAATCAAGGAACTAAGTATGATTATGGATATACTCCTGACGTATTAGAAGTTTTTGATAATAAGCATCCTGATAATGATTATTTTGTTAAATTTAACTGTCCAGAATTTACTAGTCTTTGTCCAATTACAGGTCAACCTGACTTTGCTACAATTTATATAAGTTACATTCCAAATATAAAAATGGTAGAGAGCAAATCTTTAAAGTTATATTTATTTAGCTTTAGAAATCATGGGGATTTCCATGAAGATTGTATGAATATAATAATGAAAGATTTAATAAAACTTATGGATCCAAAATATATAGAAGTATGGGGAAAGTTCACCCCAAGAGGTGGAATAAGCATAGATCCATATTGTAACTATGGAATGAAGAACTCAAAGTTCGAAGAAATGGCAAATTACAGAATGATGAATCATGACATGTATCCGGAAAAAGTAGATAATAGATAA
- a CDS encoding 6-carboxytetrahydropterin synthase QueD, producing MFKIKSEVQFDMAHYLSGYKGKCSNIHGHRYRLIAKIKAETLHTEGQLRGMVDDFSNFKYTLKEIANIFDHKLIIEDNKEGKALAKKLEELPNNFDIYFVNYRPTAEEMSRDIFNRLKINGLPVCEVELFETPNNSCIYTED from the coding sequence ATGTTTAAAATAAAAAGCGAAGTACAATTTGATATGGCACATTATCTGAGTGGATATAAAGGAAAATGTTCTAATATTCATGGACACAGATATAGGTTAATTGCAAAAATAAAAGCAGAAACTTTACATACAGAAGGACAGCTTAGAGGAATGGTTGATGATTTTTCAAATTTTAAATATACTTTAAAAGAAATTGCAAATATTTTTGATCATAAGTTAATTATAGAAGATAATAAAGAAGGAAAAGCTTTAGCAAAGAAATTAGAAGAACTTCCAAATAATTTTGATATATATTTTGTAAATTATAGGCCGACTGCTGAGGAGATGTCGAGAGATATTTTTAATAGATTAAAAATTAATGGATTGCCAGTATGTGAAGTGGAACTATTTGAAACACCTAATAATAGTTGCATATATACAGAAGACTAA
- a CDS encoding aminoacetone oxidase family FAD-binding enzyme gives MSKVIVIGAGPAGMMAALQATKKHEVILLDGNERIGKKLFITGKGRCNVTNAKEISEFFEYIPGNPHFLYSSLYSFTNDDTMNFFEGEGIKLKVERGDRVFPESDKSSDIIRGLSNALSRTKVKIRLNSKVTDIKFKDKKIIALEINKDEILSGDYFIIATGGATYPLTGSRGEGQKFANMLGHNIIPLTPALVPIEVKDAKTKELMGLSLKNVEVTIKENDKKVVYKNFGEMLFTHFGVSGPLILSGSRFIKKGKNYRLHIDLKPALNIGELDKRIQKDFSKYLNKDFKNSLDELLPQKLIPMIIEMSGISETKKVNEITKEERKTLVNLIKSLTFDIKGLRPIDEGIVTAGGVDIKEIDPSTMKSRIIDNLSFAGEVMDVDAFTGGYNVQIAFSTGFIAGSNI, from the coding sequence TTGAGTAAAGTTATTGTTATTGGCGCAGGTCCGGCAGGTATGATGGCGGCTCTGCAAGCAACAAAAAAACATGAGGTAATATTATTAGATGGTAATGAAAGAATTGGAAAGAAACTTTTTATTACTGGTAAGGGAAGATGTAATGTTACTAATGCAAAGGAAATATCTGAGTTTTTTGAGTACATACCAGGTAACCCACATTTTTTATATAGTTCATTATATAGTTTCACTAATGATGATACTATGAATTTTTTTGAAGGTGAAGGAATTAAACTAAAGGTTGAAAGGGGAGATAGAGTTTTCCCTGAATCTGATAAATCTTCAGATATAATACGAGGTTTATCAAATGCCCTAAGTAGAACTAAAGTAAAAATAAGATTAAATTCTAAAGTTACTGATATTAAATTTAAAGATAAAAAAATAATAGCTCTTGAAATAAATAAGGATGAAATCCTAAGTGGTGATTATTTTATTATAGCAACTGGTGGAGCAACATATCCTCTTACTGGTTCAAGGGGTGAAGGTCAAAAATTTGCCAATATGCTAGGTCATAATATAATTCCGTTAACTCCTGCACTTGTTCCAATTGAAGTTAAAGATGCAAAAACAAAAGAACTTATGGGCTTATCTTTAAAAAATGTAGAAGTAACAATTAAAGAAAATGATAAAAAAGTTGTTTATAAGAATTTTGGTGAAATGTTGTTTACGCATTTTGGAGTTTCAGGACCACTTATATTAAGCGGGAGTAGGTTTATAAAAAAAGGTAAAAACTATAGATTGCATATAGATTTAAAACCTGCATTGAATATAGGTGAATTAGATAAACGGATTCAAAAAGATTTTAGCAAGTACTTAAATAAGGATTTTAAAAATTCTTTAGATGAGTTATTGCCACAAAAGTTAATTCCAATGATTATTGAAATGTCGGGAATTTCAGAAACTAAAAAGGTAAATGAAATAACAAAAGAAGAAAGAAAAACTTTAGTTAACTTAATTAAAAGTTTAACATTTGATATTAAGGGCTTAAGACCAATAGACGAAGGTATCGTGACAGCGGGTGGAGTAGATATAAAAGAAATTGATCCTTCTACCATGAAGTCTAGAATAATAGATAATCTTTCATTTGCAGGAGAGGTAATGGACGTTGATGCCTTTACAGGAGGCTATAATGTACAAATTGCATTTTCAACAGGATTTATAGCTGGAAGCAATATTTAA
- the folE gene encoding GTP cyclohydrolase I FolE, with protein MSKKIDTKKIEECIREILIALGDDPNREGLLDTPKRVSKMYEEVFEGMTLSNEEIAKMFGTTFENEEFMSEAHKNMVVVRDIPIHSYCEHHLALMYNMKVTVVYIPKEKIIGLSKISRIADMVGRRLQLQERIGSDIAEIVSMVTGSSDVGVLITGEHGCMTSRGIKKPGTLTTTTTFSGEFQENDMLRQEALLIMK; from the coding sequence ATGTCAAAGAAGATAGATACTAAAAAGATAGAAGAATGTATAAGAGAAATTTTAATTGCACTAGGTGATGACCCAAATAGAGAAGGATTGTTAGATACACCTAAAAGAGTCTCTAAAATGTATGAAGAAGTTTTTGAAGGAATGACTCTTTCAAATGAAGAAATTGCAAAAATGTTTGGGACTACATTTGAAAATGAAGAATTTATGTCTGAAGCCCATAAAAATATGGTTGTTGTTAGAGATATACCAATTCATAGTTACTGTGAACATCATTTAGCACTTATGTACAATATGAAAGTTACAGTTGTATATATACCAAAGGAAAAAATAATAGGACTTAGTAAAATTTCAAGAATAGCAGATATGGTAGGAAGAAGACTTCAACTTCAAGAGAGAATTGGTAGTGATATTGCAGAAATAGTTTCTATGGTTACTGGAAGTAGTGATGTTGGTGTTCTTATTACTGGAGAACATGGATGTATGACTTCAAGAGGTATAAAAAAACCTGGAACACTTACGACAACAACCACTTTTTCTGGAGAATTTCAAGAAAATGATATGTTAAGACAAGAAGCTTTATTAATCATGAAGTAA